In a single window of the Podarcis raffonei isolate rPodRaf1 chromosome 14, rPodRaf1.pri, whole genome shotgun sequence genome:
- the MAP2K3 gene encoding dual specificity mitogen-activated protein kinase kinase 3 isoform X1: protein MDRKQDPKGSSEKRKGGPKKKRPPLLSMPSANRQSSVPPTPPRNLDSRTFITVGEKNFEVEADDLVSISELGRGAYGVVEKVYHAQSDTTMAVKRIRATVNSQEQKRLVMDLDISMRTVDCFYTVTFYGALFREGDVWICMELMDTSLDKFYKRVLEKKKTIPEDILGKITVSIVRALEHLHSKLSVIHRDVKPSNVLINKQGHVKMCDFGISGYLVDSVAKTLDAGCKPYMAPERINPELNQQGYNVKSDVWSLGITLIEMAILRFPYESWGTPFQQLKQVVEEPSPQLPAEHFSQNFVDFTAQCLRKNPAERLSYVELMAHPFFTMHDTLETDMVSFVTEILGEDS, encoded by the exons GGCCAAAGAAGAAACGGCCGCCCCTCTTGAGCATGCCATCAGCAAACAGGCAGTCATCCGTCCCACCAAC ACCTCCAAGAAACTTGGATTCCAGGACTTTCATTACTGTTGGTGAGAAG AATTTCGAAGTAGAGGCCGACGACTTGGTGAGCATTTCAGAGTTGGGAAGAGGCGCTTACGGCGTAGTGGAGAAAGTGTATCATGCGCAGAGCGACACCACAATGGCTGTGAAG AGAATCCGAGCCACCGTGAACTCTCAGGAACAGAAGAGGCTAGTGATGGACTTGGACATTTCCATGAGGACTGTGGACTGCTTTTACACTGTCACGTTCTATGGAGCCCTTTTCAGAGAG GGTGATGTGTGGATCTGCATGGAGCTAATGGACACGTCTCTGGATAAATTTTATAAGAGGGTCCTGGAAAAGAAGAAGACGATCCCCGAAGACATACTTGGGAAAATAACCGTGTCT ATTGTCCGAGCCCTGGAGCATTTGCATAGCAAGCTGTCTGTGATTCACAGAG ACGTGAAGCCGTCCAATGTCCTTATCAATAAACAGGGACATGTCAAAATGTGTGACTTCGGGATCAGTGGATACTTGGTAGATTCTGTGGCGAAGACCCTGGATGCTGGTTGCAAACCTTATATGGCG CCAGAGAGAATAAACCCTGAGCTGAACCAGCAGGGGTACAATGTGAAATCGGACGTCTGGAGCCTGGGCATCACCTTG ATTGAAATGGCCATTCTCCGATTCCCGTACGAATCCTGGGGCACCCCTTTCCAGCAGCTGAAGCAAGTGGTGGAAGAGCCCTCGCCTCAGCTGCCTGCGGAGCATTTCTCACAGAACTTTGTGGACTTCACAGCCCAGTG TTTGAGGAAGAATCCTGCCGAACGATTGAGTTATGTGGAACTCATG GCCCACCCGTTCTTCACTATGCACGACACCCTCGAGACTGATATGGTCTCCTTCGTCACAGAAATCCTGGGAGAGGACTCCTAA
- the MAP2K3 gene encoding dual specificity mitogen-activated protein kinase kinase 3 isoform X2 has product MSLPKDPKGSSEKRKGGPKKKRPPLLSMPSANRQSSVPPTPPRNLDSRTFITVGEKNFEVEADDLVSISELGRGAYGVVEKVYHAQSDTTMAVKRIRATVNSQEQKRLVMDLDISMRTVDCFYTVTFYGALFREGDVWICMELMDTSLDKFYKRVLEKKKTIPEDILGKITVSIVRALEHLHSKLSVIHRDVKPSNVLINKQGHVKMCDFGISGYLVDSVAKTLDAGCKPYMAPERINPELNQQGYNVKSDVWSLGITLIEMAILRFPYESWGTPFQQLKQVVEEPSPQLPAEHFSQNFVDFTAQCLRKNPAERLSYVELMAHPFFTMHDTLETDMVSFVTEILGEDS; this is encoded by the exons GGCCAAAGAAGAAACGGCCGCCCCTCTTGAGCATGCCATCAGCAAACAGGCAGTCATCCGTCCCACCAAC ACCTCCAAGAAACTTGGATTCCAGGACTTTCATTACTGTTGGTGAGAAG AATTTCGAAGTAGAGGCCGACGACTTGGTGAGCATTTCAGAGTTGGGAAGAGGCGCTTACGGCGTAGTGGAGAAAGTGTATCATGCGCAGAGCGACACCACAATGGCTGTGAAG AGAATCCGAGCCACCGTGAACTCTCAGGAACAGAAGAGGCTAGTGATGGACTTGGACATTTCCATGAGGACTGTGGACTGCTTTTACACTGTCACGTTCTATGGAGCCCTTTTCAGAGAG GGTGATGTGTGGATCTGCATGGAGCTAATGGACACGTCTCTGGATAAATTTTATAAGAGGGTCCTGGAAAAGAAGAAGACGATCCCCGAAGACATACTTGGGAAAATAACCGTGTCT ATTGTCCGAGCCCTGGAGCATTTGCATAGCAAGCTGTCTGTGATTCACAGAG ACGTGAAGCCGTCCAATGTCCTTATCAATAAACAGGGACATGTCAAAATGTGTGACTTCGGGATCAGTGGATACTTGGTAGATTCTGTGGCGAAGACCCTGGATGCTGGTTGCAAACCTTATATGGCG CCAGAGAGAATAAACCCTGAGCTGAACCAGCAGGGGTACAATGTGAAATCGGACGTCTGGAGCCTGGGCATCACCTTG ATTGAAATGGCCATTCTCCGATTCCCGTACGAATCCTGGGGCACCCCTTTCCAGCAGCTGAAGCAAGTGGTGGAAGAGCCCTCGCCTCAGCTGCCTGCGGAGCATTTCTCACAGAACTTTGTGGACTTCACAGCCCAGTG TTTGAGGAAGAATCCTGCCGAACGATTGAGTTATGTGGAACTCATG GCCCACCCGTTCTTCACTATGCACGACACCCTCGAGACTGATATGGTCTCCTTCGTCACAGAAATCCTGGGAGAGGACTCCTAA